The DNA window TTGAGGAGATACGCAGTATGATATCGGCGGGGCAGCAAGAGGGCACCGTGGAGGAGGCTCAGGCCGAGATGTTGCACAACGTTTTCGAATTTGGCAACCGCAGCGTGCGTGAGGTGATGACTCCCAGGCCAGAGGTCATATCGATAGAAAGCGGAACTAAGTTCGCCGATTTCCTGACGCTCTATTCTAATACTCCTCATAGCCGTTATCCGGTTTATAAGGATAATCTGGATCACATAATAGGCGTTATAACCGTAAAGGATGTTCTCATGTCAGCAGCGCGTAGCGCCATGGATAAAAACAGCGTGATCGACGAGCTTGTGCGCCCGGTCTATTTCGTGCCGGAGACTAAGCGCGTGATGCAGCTCCTAACCGAGATGCAGGAAAGCGGCAATCACATGGTCATGGTGGTGGATGAGTTCGGTGTCACCGGTGGTATAGTGACGCTGGAACAGCTGGTCAGCGAGATAGTCGGCGAGATGGGTGATGAGTCGAGTCAAGCGGACAAGGACTTCGAAATAATCGATGAAAAGACCATGCTGGTGGACGGCGGCATGAGGATAGAAGAGGCCAACGAGGAACTCAAGCTGGAGCTGCCCGATGGCGAATACGATACCGTGGCCGGTTTCCTGCTGAGCATACTGGGACATATACCCAAAGAAGGGGAGCGAATAAAGCACGGCAATCTGAAGATGAGAGTGACGCAGATGAAGGAGTTGAGGATCGAGAAGATAAGGGTGACCAGGGAGTAAAGTGATATGCAGAGGCTGCGGGTCATCTTCTCTCGCGGGGAGGAATTGAAATATCTGTCTCATCTGGATGTGATGCGGTTGTGGGAGCGGGCACTGCGCCGCGCCGGATTGCCTCTTTCATACTCCCAGGGTTTCAGCCCTCATCCCAGGATATCAATAGCGGCGCCTCTGCCGCTGGGCGTCACGGGCGAAAAAGAATTGATGGATATCGTTTTCCAGCGCAGGGTTTCACCTTATTCGGTGCAGAAAAATCTGGCTGAACAACTGCCGTCAGGGATGGATATCATCGGCGTGACCCAGGTGTCCCCCGACGCTCCATCGCTGCAGTCTCAGGTGCGCCGAGCCGAGTATCGCGTGGAGATAGAAACCGATAAGCCCGGCGCAGCGATCAGTGATTCCATCGATTCGCTCCTATCGAAAACGGAGCTGCCGTGGCGGCATAAACGCGACAACGAGGTGCGCAGCTACGACCTGCGCAAGCTGGTGGAGCGGGTATGGCTGGTCGAGTCGCGCGGGACGATATGTGTCCTCGGCATGTGCCTGCGAACCGATGGTTCCGCTTCAGGCAGGGCGGAGCAGGTGCTACTGGCGCTGGGTTTCACGGGGCAGCCCAGATCAATATGCCGCACCAGGCTTTATCTGGCGGGT is part of the Dehalococcoidia bacterium genome and encodes:
- a CDS encoding hemolysin family protein gives rise to the protein MDETIALYLILFLICIGASAFFSSAETAFISLPKTRIKYLVESGAHGAVNIEKIMQRPERLLSTILLCNNLVNVAAASLGTAMAVTVFKENSNVAILISTVLVTTVLLIFAEVTPKTVAMKHAERMALIYVYPVQLINTVVSPLAIGLSWIATLFAGRRGGVKPLIVSVEEIRSMISAGQQEGTVEEAQAEMLHNVFEFGNRSVREVMTPRPEVISIESGTKFADFLTLYSNTPHSRYPVYKDNLDHIIGVITVKDVLMSAARSAMDKNSVIDELVRPVYFVPETKRVMQLLTEMQESGNHMVMVVDEFGVTGGIVTLEQLVSEIVGEMGDESSQADKDFEIIDEKTMLVDGGMRIEEANEELKLELPDGEYDTVAGFLLSILGHIPKEGERIKHGNLKMRVTQMKELRIEKIRVTRE
- a CDS encoding TIGR03936 family radical SAM-associated protein gives rise to the protein MQRLRVIFSRGEELKYLSHLDVMRLWERALRRAGLPLSYSQGFSPHPRISIAAPLPLGVTGEKELMDIVFQRRVSPYSVQKNLAEQLPSGMDIIGVTQVSPDAPSLQSQVRRAEYRVEIETDKPGAAISDSIDSLLSKTELPWRHKRDNEVRSYDLRKLVERVWLVESRGTICVLGMCLRTDGSASGRAEQVLLALGFTGQPRSICRTRLYLAGE